One Podarcis raffonei isolate rPodRaf1 chromosome 3, rPodRaf1.pri, whole genome shotgun sequence genomic region harbors:
- the IAH1 gene encoding isoamyl acetate-hydrolyzing esterase 1 homolog has protein sequence MLAGKAAASPKAPLSAAAAAPPQLSGAEGKRCKERPQDRPASPPPRRPTPMALSEAQACGRRLLLWSPPRVILFGDSITEFSFQENGWGASLAHCLARKCDVLNRGLSGYNTRWAKIALPRLISKDSDAKNTVAVTVFFGANDGALKDVNPKQHVPLDEYADNLKNMIQYLKSVDITEDKVILVTPPPLHEAAWEKECIAKGEKLNRLNSTTGEYAKACVKVASECGTSIIDLWTLMQKNNQDFGCYLSDGLHLSAEGNNFLANQLWSLLEQRTSALPVMLPYWRDVDHLNPEASLQGNLHDL, from the exons ATGCTGGCGGGCAAAGCGGCAGCCTCGCCTAAAGCCCCTctgtcggcggcggcggcggctcctcctcAGCTCAGCGGAGCGGAAGGCAAGCGCTGCAAAGAGCGGCCTCAAGACCGGCCCGCCTCTCCGCCGCCCAGACGACCGACTCCCATGGCCCTCTCTGAGGCCCAGGCCTGCGGGAGGCGGCTGCTGCTGTGGTCGCCACCGAGGGTCATCCTCTTCGGAGACTCCATCACTGAG TTTTCCTTCCAAGAAAATGGATGGGGAGCCTCACTTGCTCACTGCTTGGCTAG AAAATGTGATGTTCTGAATCGTGGACTCTCTGGCTATAACACAAGGTGGGCAAAAATTGCTCTGCCAAGATTGATCAGCAAAGATTCTGATGCTAAGAACACTGTTGCTGTAACTGTCTTCTTTGGAGCCAATGATGGTGCTTTAAAAG ATGTGAACCCTAAACAGCATGTGCCACTGGATGAGTACGCTGACAATTTGAAAAATATGATACAATACCTAAAGTCTGTGGACATTACAGAGGATAAAGTAATTTTGGTGACGCCACCACCCCTGCATGAAGCAGCTTGGGAAAAAGAGTGCATTGCCAAAG GTGAAAAATTAAACCGCCTCAACTCTACCACAGGAGAATATGCCAAGGCATGTGTTAAAGTAGCCAGTGAGTGTGGCACTTCCATCATTGATCTGTGGACACTTATGCAAAAAAATAACCAG GACTTTGGCTGCTACCTCTCCGATGGACTTCATTTATCAGCAGAAGGAAACAATTTTCTAGCAAACCAGCTTTGGTCACTCCTGGAACAAAGAACATCGGCACTCCCTGTAATGCTTCCCTACTGGCGTGATGTAGATCATCTCAACCCTGAAGCTAGCCTTCAGGGGAATCTTCACGATTTATAA